The following are from one region of the Gossypium hirsutum isolate 1008001.06 chromosome D03, Gossypium_hirsutum_v2.1, whole genome shotgun sequence genome:
- the LOC107949684 gene encoding glycine-rich cell wall structural protein 2, whose translation MLINSQLQILLTLGFQILSIMLKTMELTLFLIFLLGAVSMGGAHGGRKQLTSSESEDSNGASGAAHGPNWDYSWGWGSSPGSGWGYGSGSARSPVGFGKGYGFGFGFGSGSGSGSGSGSGYGYGTGDDGAHGGGYGAGSGEGNSGGSGSSDGSSTSWFSNKKDRHG comes from the coding sequence ATGCTCATCAATTCACAACTGCAAATTTTGCTTACGCTAGGCTTTCAAATCTTATCAATCATGCTGAAAACAATGGAACTCACTTtattccttattttcttattgGGTGCAGTTAGTATGGGTGGTGCCCATGGTGGTAGGAAACAGCTGACCTCTTCCGAGAGCGAGGACTCTAATGGTGCTAGTGGGGCAGCCCATGGACCTAACTGGGACTATAGTTGGGGATGGGGATCAAGCCCTGGAAGTGGATGGGGTTATGGTTCAGGCTCGGCCAGGTCACCTGTTGGGTTTGGAAAGGGTTATGGATTTGGGTTCGGGTTCGGGTCTGGGTCTGGATCTGGGTCTGGGTCGGGTTCCGGGTATGGTTATGGGACAGGAGATGACGGTGCTCATGGTGGTGGCTATGGAGCTGGAAGCGGAGAAGGCAACTCTGGCGGCAGCGGCTCCAGTGATGGTTCAAGCACAAGCTGGTTCTCAAATAAAAAAGACCGGCATGGTTGA